From the genome of Pseudomonas bubulae:
CCATCCCTACCTGATGCCCGCCGAAGCTGGCATCAGGTAGGTGACTCATCTCACTTCTGTTTTTCCAGTTGGTGATATTTACCGTCTTTGTCCCACTGGTACATAACGTAGTCGGAGACTTTAAGGTCACCTTTGCTGTCCCAGGCTTTCTCACCCATCACGGTTTTAACCGGGTTGGCCTTGAGCCACTTGGCAGCATCTTCACCCTTGTTGGATTTGGCGCCGGCAAAGGCGTCAGCCAGGGCCTGGACCGAAGCATAGGCGTACAGGGTGTAGCCCTCTGGTTCGGTGCCAGCCTTACGGAACTCTTCAACCACCACCTTGCTGTCTGGCAACAGGCGCGGGTCGGCACCGAAGGTCATATAAACGCCGTCAACGTACTGCGGGCCGCCTGCGGTGGTAACCAGTTCGTCGGTGACCACACCATCATCGGACATGAACTTCACATCCTTGAGGCCTTGCTCACGCAGTTGGCGTACCAGCGGGCCGGCTTCCGGGTGCAGGCCACCGAAATACACCACGTCGGCCCCGTTGGAGCGGATTTTGGTCACCACGGCACTGAAGTCTTTTTCGCCTCGGGTCAGGCCTTCGTACAACACAGGGGTCACGCCGCGCTTGATCAGTTGCGCCTTGGTAGCGTCCGCCAGGCCCTGGCCATAGGTGTCCTTGTCGTGCAAAACGGCCACTTTCTTGCCTTTGAGCACATCAACAATGTAATCCGCCGCCACAATGCCCTGCTGGTCATCACGACCACACATGCGGAACATCGCGCTCAGGCCACGCTCGGTCACCGCCGGGTTGGTGGAGCCAGGAGTGATCGCAATCACACCGGCATCGGCGTACACCTCAGACGCCGGAATGGTCGATGAAGAACAGAAGTGCCCTACTACACCGGCCACTTTGTCCTGGTCGACCAAACGGTTGGCGACGGCTACGGCCTGTTTCGGCTCGCAGGCATCGTCCCCGGCCACCAGAACGATCTTCTCGCCGTTGACCCCACCGGCGGCGTTGATCTTGTCTGCCGCTGCCTTGGCACCCTTCATGTACTGCTCGCCAAAAGCTGCGTTGGCGCCAGTCATCGGGCCCGCAACACCAATTTTCAGATCAGCCTGAACAAACGAAGAAACGCCCAATGCAGCTGCTACGGCGAGGGCCAGAAAACCTTTCTTGTAGAACGTCTGCGACATGAGGTGGTGCTCCTGAGGTTTTATTAGATGGCACTTCGACTTCACCTAAAGCGCTGAGCAAGCCGCGTGCCATTGGCTTTTTATTCTTAAAAAAGTCGTTCTATTGTTGTTATATCGACTGTTTCGAGCCCATTTTCATTGGGCGTGCAACCGTCTAAACCGAGGAAGGTAAAACCGCTATGTTTCTACAGGCGCCACCTGCCGCAGCCGGTATTGCAACCAGGTTGCCCCGGGTTGCGCAAACGTCCTGTAACCACTTGCGTCACCGAACTGCACACTCTCGGTGCAGGACTGCTACAGGCCGCACCACTTAAGGCTAG
Proteins encoded in this window:
- a CDS encoding branched-chain amino acid ABC transporter substrate-binding protein; its protein translation is MSQTFYKKGFLALAVAAALGVSSFVQADLKIGVAGPMTGANAAFGEQYMKGAKAAADKINAAGGVNGEKIVLVAGDDACEPKQAVAVANRLVDQDKVAGVVGHFCSSSTIPASEVYADAGVIAITPGSTNPAVTERGLSAMFRMCGRDDQQGIVAADYIVDVLKGKKVAVLHDKDTYGQGLADATKAQLIKRGVTPVLYEGLTRGEKDFSAVVTKIRSNGADVVYFGGLHPEAGPLVRQLREQGLKDVKFMSDDGVVTDELVTTAGGPQYVDGVYMTFGADPRLLPDSKVVVEEFRKAGTEPEGYTLYAYASVQALADAFAGAKSNKGEDAAKWLKANPVKTVMGEKAWDSKGDLKVSDYVMYQWDKDGKYHQLEKQK